A genomic region of Mesorhizobium sp. NZP2077 contains the following coding sequences:
- the traA gene encoding Ti-type conjugative transfer relaxase TraA: MAIYHLHVKVIGRKAGSSAVASAAYRSASRLRDERIERAHDFSAKRGVVHSEVMLPEDAPEAWRDRERLWNDVEAFEVRKDAQLAREVEFALPRELSHAQGIELARDFVQAEFVSRGMVADLNVHWDRAEDGSPKPHAHVMLTMRCVDENGFGSKVRDWNATQLVERWRERWAELANERLAELDIDARIDHRSLEAQGIALEPQTQIGAPAQRIEGSGLDAGETEADRAELHREIAHNNGARIIADPSVALDAITHQQSTFTRKDIAKFAHRHSDGVEQFNAVVAAISNAPDLVELGKDGRGEDRFTTRQMIEIEQRLHRAAERMDLDERHAVSDAHREAALARAAQRGLILSGEQTDALAHITDGRGLGVVVGFAGTGKSAMLGVARQAWAAAGYEVRGAALSGIAAENLEGGSGIPSRTIASMEHGWGQGRELLTTRDVLVIDEAGMVGTRQLERVLSHAADAGAKVVLVGDPQQLQAIEAGAAFRSIHERHGGVEIGQVRRQRDDWQRDATRDLATGRIGAAISAYDAQGMVHQVATRDEARSNLVERWDRDRQAHPEASRIILTHTNDEVRALNQAARERMRIAGDLGDEVQVTVERGPRTFASGDRVMFLRNERGLGVKNGTLGFVEEVSTQSMTVQTDDGRSVHFDLKDYAHIDHGYAATIHKAQGMTADRTHVLATPGMDAHGSYVALSRHRDRMDLHYGGDDFATRERLVRTLSRDRAKDMASDYDQIDPAQHYAERRGITFRERVVEIVRRIVPEKLRDRFGGLMDGLRLPADAEPGNNSGRRPGRENVGTQIADGGPTAGRGASGKGAQRETDASVDPEVALRSARTKALVRHARALDAILSTGNADRQGSPDQMRELRDARSAFEKVRPHGWRDAEAAYVKNPELVREATAGRVTRIVLALQLETEIRIGLDIDPGRRADRFVERWQKLERTSQGQYQVGDMSGYKSTRAAMSDMAKSLERDPQLESLLANRKRELGIHTDSGRRLAAELAFSHGIGRGRGIGI; the protein is encoded by the coding sequence ATGGCGATCTATCATCTTCACGTCAAGGTCATTGGCCGCAAGGCAGGCTCGAGCGCTGTCGCGTCAGCCGCCTACCGCTCGGCTTCGCGGCTGCGCGACGAGCGGATCGAGCGAGCTCATGACTTCTCGGCCAAGCGCGGTGTCGTCCATTCCGAGGTGATGCTGCCGGAGGATGCACCGGAGGCCTGGCGCGACCGCGAACGACTGTGGAACGATGTCGAGGCGTTCGAGGTCCGCAAGGATGCGCAGCTTGCCCGGGAGGTCGAGTTTGCGCTGCCGCGTGAACTCAGCCACGCACAGGGCATAGAATTGGCGCGCGACTTTGTTCAGGCCGAATTTGTCAGCAGGGGCATGGTCGCCGATCTCAATGTGCACTGGGACAGGGCAGAGGATGGCAGTCCCAAGCCGCATGCTCATGTCATGCTCACCATGCGGTGCGTGGACGAGAATGGTTTTGGGTCAAAGGTTCGAGACTGGAATGCTACCCAGCTGGTCGAGCGCTGGCGCGAGCGATGGGCGGAGCTGGCCAATGAACGCCTGGCCGAACTCGACATCGACGCCCGCATCGATCATCGCAGTCTGGAAGCGCAGGGCATAGCCCTGGAGCCGCAAACCCAGATTGGTGCACCGGCGCAGCGCATTGAGGGCAGCGGTTTGGACGCTGGCGAGACTGAAGCAGATCGCGCTGAACTGCATCGCGAGATCGCGCATAACAACGGTGCGCGCATCATTGCCGATCCATCCGTGGCGCTGGATGCCATCACCCATCAGCAATCGACCTTCACCCGAAAAGACATCGCGAAGTTCGCGCATCGCCACAGCGACGGAGTCGAGCAGTTCAACGCCGTGGTGGCAGCCATCAGCAACGCACCCGACCTGGTCGAACTCGGCAAGGACGGACGCGGCGAAGACCGGTTCACCACAAGGCAGATGATCGAGATCGAACAGCGCCTTCACCGCGCGGCGGAGCGCATGGATTTGGACGAGCGCCACGCGGTGAGTGACGCGCATCGCGAGGCAGCGCTGGCGCGGGCTGCGCAACGCGGCCTTATCCTGTCAGGTGAGCAGACCGATGCGCTTGCGCATATCACCGATGGTCGCGGTCTCGGTGTCGTTGTCGGTTTTGCCGGAACGGGCAAGAGTGCCATGCTGGGCGTTGCGCGCCAGGCATGGGCAGCGGCGGGTTACGAGGTTCGAGGCGCGGCACTCTCCGGCATTGCCGCCGAGAATCTGGAGGGTGGATCAGGCATCCCGTCACGCACCATAGCCAGCATGGAGCATGGTTGGGGACAGGGTCGCGAGCTGCTCACCACGCGCGATGTCCTGGTGATCGACGAGGCCGGCATGGTCGGCACGCGCCAGTTGGAGCGCGTGCTCTCCCATGCCGCGGATGCTGGCGCAAAGGTTGTGCTGGTCGGCGATCCGCAGCAGTTGCAGGCAATCGAGGCCGGCGCTGCATTCCGCTCCATCCATGAGCGGCACGGCGGCGTCGAAATCGGCCAGGTGCGCCGGCAGCGCGACGACTGGCAGCGTGATGCCACGCGCGATCTGGCCACCGGCAGGATCGGTGCGGCGATCAGCGCCTACGACGCGCAAGGCATGGTGCATCAGGTCGCAACGCGCGACGAAGCGCGCAGCAATCTGGTTGAGCGCTGGGATCGCGACAGGCAGGCGCATCCGGAGGCAAGCCGGATCATTCTCACCCATACAAACGACGAGGTACGCGCCCTGAACCAAGCAGCGCGCGAGCGCATGCGCATTGCCGGCGATCTCGGCGACGAAGTGCAAGTGACTGTCGAACGCGGCCCAAGAACCTTCGCCAGCGGCGACCGGGTCATGTTCCTACGCAACGAGCGCGGGCTCGGCGTCAAGAACGGCACGCTGGGCTTCGTGGAGGAGGTCAGCACACAGAGCATGACGGTTCAAACCGACGACGGCAGGTCGGTACACTTCGACCTGAAGGACTACGCGCACATCGACCACGGCTATGCCGCGACCATTCACAAGGCGCAGGGCATGACCGCCGACCGGACCCATGTGCTCGCCACGCCGGGCATGGATGCACATGGCAGCTACGTCGCACTGTCGCGGCATCGAGACAGGATGGACCTGCATTACGGCGGCGATGACTTTGCCACTAGAGAACGGCTCGTCCGAACGCTGTCACGCGACCGCGCAAAGGACATGGCGTCGGACTACGATCAGATCGACCCGGCGCAACACTATGCCGAGCGGCGCGGCATCACGTTCCGCGAACGCGTGGTCGAGATTGTGCGCCGGATCGTTCCGGAGAAGCTGCGCGACAGGTTCGGCGGGCTAATGGACGGGTTGCGCTTGCCTGCTGACGCAGAGCCCGGGAACAACAGTGGGCGCAGGCCGGGAAGGGAGAATGTTGGAACGCAAATCGCAGATGGCGGCCCCACGGCTGGAAGAGGGGCTTCTGGTAAGGGAGCGCAGCGCGAAACGGATGCGTCGGTTGACCCAGAGGTGGCGTTGCGCAGCGCTCGCACAAAGGCGCTTGTTCGTCACGCGCGTGCGCTCGACGCGATCCTCAGTACTGGAAATGCGGATCGCCAGGGCAGTCCCGACCAGATGCGCGAATTGAGGGATGCCCGTAGCGCTTTCGAGAAGGTTCGGCCTCATGGCTGGCGGGATGCCGAAGCGGCCTACGTCAAGAATCCCGAGTTGGTTCGTGAAGCGACGGCCGGCCGGGTCACTCGAATCGTGTTGGCTCTCCAGCTTGAAACCGAAATCCGCATCGGACTGGATATCGATCCGGGCCGCCGCGCAGACCGTTTCGTGGAACGTTGGCAAAAGCTCGAGCGAACGAGCCAGGGCCAATACCAAGTCGGCGACATGTCGGGTTACAAGTCAACCCGCGCTGCCATGTCCGACATGGCCAAAAGTCTCGAACGCGATCCGCAACTCGAATCGCTCCTCGCCAACCGCAAGCGCGAGCTTGGCATTCATACCGATTCCGGCCGACGCCTTGCTGCGGAACTCGCATTCAGCCATGGCATCGGCAGGGGACGCGGCATTGGGATCTGA
- a CDS encoding conjugal transfer protein TraD: MRKPRDFDTELKALEKKARELKTRKVQQLGELVIATGADAVSAEELAGALIVLAETKEAGKREAWAKRGAAFFQGRSGRTAQATDRDADGDPARSDRPQPASGGTGAA; encoded by the coding sequence ATGCGAAAACCACGGGACTTCGATACGGAACTCAAGGCGCTGGAAAAAAAAGCGCGAGAGCTCAAAACGCGAAAGGTGCAGCAGCTTGGCGAGCTGGTGATCGCCACCGGCGCCGATGCGGTCAGCGCCGAGGAATTAGCAGGTGCGCTGATCGTGCTGGCGGAGACCAAAGAAGCCGGAAAGCGGGAGGCATGGGCGAAGCGCGGGGCTGCCTTCTTTCAAGGCCGGTCGGGGCGGACTGCACAGGCGACTGACCGCGACGCTGACGGCGATCCGGCGCGATCGGACAGACCGCAACCGGCATCAGGTGGCACGGGCGCGGCATGA
- a CDS encoding conjugal transfer protein TraD: MRTWQVERRKRTRHLIELGGLVIKAGIVVLTGDDRAIILGALLCMADKLKSDQGEHTRELWAAKGRQAFEAYAATHKGETESEPSEAEHVPFRS, translated from the coding sequence ATGCGCACATGGCAGGTCGAACGCCGTAAGCGCACGCGGCATCTGATCGAACTGGGCGGCTTGGTGATCAAGGCCGGGATTGTGGTCCTCACAGGCGATGATCGCGCCATCATCCTCGGCGCTCTGCTCTGCATGGCCGACAAGCTCAAAAGCGATCAGGGTGAACACACCCGCGAGCTATGGGCCGCAAAGGGGAGGCAGGCGTTCGAGGCGTACGCGGCAACACACAAAGGGGAAACGGAGTCTGAACCATCAGAGGCGGAACACGTTCCGTTCCGCTCGTGA
- a CDS encoding recombinase family protein yields the protein MRFARSTGYEIIESYYDAAVSGADAVTARPGFSAMLERLLANGVRTILVETASRFARDLIVLDWLRDAEVAWDRADRCRQPR from the coding sequence TTGAGGTTTGCCCGATCAACCGGCTACGAAATCATCGAGAGCTACTACGATGCGGCGGTGAGCGGCGCCGACGCGGTTACAGCGCGCCCCGGTTTTTCCGCGATGCTCGAGCGGCTCCTGGCTAATGGCGTGCGCACCATCCTCGTCGAGACCGCCTCCCGCTTCGCCCGCGATCTGATCGTTCTAGACTGGCTACGAGATGCTGAAGTCGCGTGGGATCGAGCTGATCGCTGTCGACAGCCCCGATAG
- a CDS encoding formylglycine-generating enzyme family protein yields the protein MVQVPGGEFLMGSDHHYPEEAPAHRVVVDGFWMDRTTVTNGEFSRFVEASGYVTQAERPASAADYPGAGADSLAPASALFVKPPRGIDRGNHYNWWAYVRGANWRHPRGPASSLKGLEAHPVVHIAYEDAQAYADWAGKALPTEAEWEFAARGGLDGAEFAWGDELTPGGQHVANTYQGEFPFRNDCEDGYEWTAPVGSFPANGYGLYDMTGNVWQWTTDWYQKHGRIDSPCCTMTNPSGGEREVSYDPLTPDIKIPRKVTKGGSFLCAPSYCRRYRPAARMAQPVDTSTCHLGFRCIVRAAP from the coding sequence ATGGTGCAGGTTCCGGGCGGCGAATTCCTGATGGGATCGGACCACCACTATCCAGAAGAGGCGCCGGCGCACCGCGTTGTCGTCGACGGCTTCTGGATGGATCGTACGACCGTTACGAATGGTGAATTCAGCCGCTTTGTCGAGGCCAGCGGCTACGTCACACAGGCCGAGCGTCCGGCAAGTGCCGCGGACTATCCCGGAGCTGGCGCCGATTCATTGGCGCCAGCTTCAGCCTTGTTCGTCAAGCCTCCGCGCGGCATCGATCGCGGCAATCACTACAATTGGTGGGCCTATGTGCGCGGTGCGAATTGGCGACATCCGCGCGGGCCTGCCAGCAGCCTCAAGGGCCTTGAAGCCCACCCTGTCGTCCATATCGCATACGAGGACGCGCAAGCCTATGCGGACTGGGCGGGAAAGGCGCTGCCGACCGAGGCCGAATGGGAGTTTGCCGCTCGCGGCGGGCTGGATGGCGCCGAGTTCGCGTGGGGCGACGAACTAACCCCCGGCGGCCAGCATGTGGCCAACACGTACCAGGGTGAGTTCCCGTTCCGCAACGATTGCGAGGACGGCTACGAATGGACAGCGCCGGTCGGCTCCTTTCCGGCAAACGGCTATGGGCTCTACGACATGACGGGCAATGTCTGGCAGTGGACAACTGACTGGTACCAGAAGCACGGCCGGATCGACAGCCCTTGCTGCACTATGACGAACCCGAGCGGCGGCGAGCGTGAAGTGAGCTACGATCCGCTGACGCCCGACATCAAGATTCCGCGCAAGGTGACCAAGGGCGGGTCTTTCCTGTGCGCTCCCAGCTACTGCCGACGTTATCGGCCGGCGGCGCGCATGGCGCAGCCGGTGGACACCTCCACCTGCCATCTCGGATTCCGCTGCATCGTGCGTGCAGCCCCGTAA
- a CDS encoding arylsulfatase — protein sequence MTVDRDFPAEAGTSNKITRRDALMAGTAAAVSQFAAPTGLSGVLAGFGSVEAAAAQPAPPNIVYIISDDQGWKDVGFHGSDIKTPNIDKLAAEGARLEQFYAQPMCTPTRAALMTGRYPLRYGLQMGVIPSGGSYGLPTDEYLLPQMLKDAGYKTAMVGKWHLGHAKTEYWPRQRGFDSFYGALVGEIDHFKHASHGVMDWYRNNKPLKEPGYDNTLFGMEAAKVIERHDGKAPLFLYLAFTAPHSPYQAPEQAVKKYAHVADEQRRLYSAMVSVMDDEIGRVVAALEKKKMRDNTIVVFQSDNGGVRSAMFAGESEVGANLPADNGPYRDGKGTLYEGGTRVCGLVNWPGKVKAGDVDGMIHVSDMYPTLAALAGAKPTKNKPLDGMNVWDTIRQGKPSPRSEMVYNVDPTGGAIREGDMKLVWSAGVLERVELFDLAADKSESTNLADKNPDKVKELKGKIVDLAKQMAPPLLMMEAIKLTFGAAPISADPSSMFNEIGD from the coding sequence ATGACTGTCGATCGAGACTTCCCGGCTGAAGCCGGCACAAGCAATAAAATCACGCGACGCGACGCCTTAATGGCTGGTACGGCGGCCGCCGTTTCGCAATTTGCCGCGCCTACTGGCCTTTCAGGAGTGCTTGCAGGCTTCGGCAGCGTTGAAGCTGCGGCCGCCCAACCGGCACCCCCAAACATCGTCTACATCATCTCCGACGACCAGGGCTGGAAGGACGTGGGCTTCCACGGCTCGGACATCAAGACACCCAACATCGACAAGCTGGCAGCCGAAGGCGCCAGGCTGGAACAATTCTATGCCCAGCCGATGTGCACGCCCACCCGCGCCGCGCTGATGACGGGCCGCTATCCCCTGCGCTACGGGCTGCAGATGGGCGTTATACCGTCGGGTGGCAGCTACGGCCTTCCCACCGATGAGTATCTCCTACCCCAGATGCTCAAGGACGCTGGCTACAAGACAGCGATGGTGGGCAAGTGGCATCTGGGGCACGCGAAGACGGAATACTGGCCGCGCCAGCGTGGATTCGATTCTTTCTACGGCGCCCTGGTTGGCGAAATCGATCATTTCAAGCACGCTTCCCATGGCGTGATGGACTGGTACCGCAACAACAAGCCGCTGAAGGAGCCCGGCTACGACAACACGCTGTTCGGCATGGAAGCCGCCAAGGTAATCGAAAGACATGACGGCAAGGCGCCACTATTCTTGTATCTCGCATTCACAGCACCGCATTCGCCTTACCAGGCCCCCGAACAGGCCGTCAAAAAATATGCTCATGTCGCCGATGAGCAGCGGCGGCTCTACTCCGCCATGGTCTCTGTCATGGACGACGAGATCGGCCGGGTTGTTGCAGCGCTCGAGAAGAAGAAGATGCGCGACAATACCATCGTCGTCTTTCAGAGCGACAATGGCGGCGTCCGTTCCGCCATGTTCGCGGGTGAATCGGAAGTTGGCGCCAACCTACCTGCCGACAACGGGCCGTACCGTGATGGCAAGGGTACGCTTTACGAAGGCGGCACGCGCGTTTGCGGCCTGGTGAACTGGCCGGGCAAGGTGAAGGCGGGTGATGTGGACGGCATGATACACGTCTCGGACATGTATCCCACTCTCGCCGCGCTTGCCGGGGCAAAACCGACCAAGAACAAGCCGCTCGACGGCATGAACGTCTGGGATACGATCCGCCAGGGCAAACCCTCGCCCCGCAGTGAGATGGTGTACAATGTTGACCCGACTGGCGGTGCCATCCGTGAAGGCGACATGAAGCTTGTATGGTCGGCTGGCGTGTTGGAGCGGGTCGAACTGTTCGATCTTGCCGCGGACAAATCCGAGAGCACTAATCTGGCCGACAAGAATCCGGATAAAGTTAAGGAGTTGAAAGGGAAAATCGTGGATCTCGCCAAACAAATGGCGCCGCCCCTGCTGATGATGGAAGCGATCAAACTGACCTTCGGAGCAGCGCCAATTTCGGCCGATCCGTCGTCGATGTTCAATGAGATCGGAGACTAG
- a CDS encoding helix-turn-helix domain-containing protein, with amino-acid sequence MVPTSRATFFALVDLAQFEFKLRLIQLSRYPLCARDVLLTSWPSSPSYRDVQLGPDELSSAASGLPVKIDRLSPGWLPSRIRQVQSPGKWALDLSEFNCAFRANGGFDPGSVALVGVERACGSTICGIPLEDDMILAIPAGTNVTATVLPGFIYAVAVVPTAIWTEIQEVAAGASIEQFSDRPAAVRLGNNDARSIRCQMKSIADHLGRVAIDSALPELPPGAFMEYLGAVADAFAGAAGLETGTAGSTGRHRRQASAAEDFIRSHIREDIPVIRLCKEVGVSRRQLEYAFRTTFSVTPLEFIRALRLNEARRLLTTARADGLSVTTIAMDVGASHLGRFAANYRLFFGESPNETLRRASRL; translated from the coding sequence ATGGTCCCCACCAGCCGCGCGACATTTTTTGCGCTGGTTGATCTCGCGCAATTTGAGTTTAAGCTACGCCTAATACAACTATCCCGCTATCCACTTTGCGCAAGGGACGTACTTTTGACATCCTGGCCTTCATCGCCTTCGTACAGGGACGTGCAGCTTGGCCCAGACGAGCTTAGCAGCGCCGCCTCTGGTTTGCCCGTGAAGATCGACAGGCTGTCGCCCGGCTGGCTTCCGTCGCGCATCAGGCAGGTCCAGTCGCCCGGCAAGTGGGCGCTCGATTTGTCTGAATTCAATTGTGCTTTCCGCGCTAATGGCGGTTTCGATCCAGGTTCGGTGGCGCTAGTAGGCGTCGAGCGAGCCTGTGGGTCCACAATATGTGGCATCCCACTCGAAGACGACATGATCCTGGCAATTCCTGCTGGTACGAACGTGACAGCGACAGTCCTGCCCGGCTTCATCTACGCAGTTGCCGTTGTTCCGACCGCGATTTGGACTGAAATCCAGGAGGTTGCCGCGGGGGCGAGCATCGAGCAGTTCAGCGATCGCCCAGCAGCAGTTCGGCTTGGGAACAACGATGCACGAAGTATCCGATGCCAGATGAAGTCGATTGCGGATCACCTCGGGAGAGTTGCAATCGATTCGGCTCTGCCCGAGCTGCCGCCAGGCGCGTTCATGGAATATCTAGGAGCGGTGGCTGACGCGTTTGCGGGCGCAGCCGGCCTTGAGACCGGGACAGCCGGTTCCACGGGCCGGCATCGCAGACAAGCGTCCGCCGCAGAGGATTTCATTCGCTCCCACATACGGGAAGACATACCCGTTATTCGACTATGCAAGGAAGTCGGTGTCAGCCGTCGACAATTGGAATACGCTTTTCGTACCACGTTCTCAGTAACCCCACTTGAATTTATCAGAGCGCTCCGCCTCAACGAAGCCAGACGGCTACTTACCACTGCCCGAGCAGATGGCTTGAGCGTGACGACGATCGCGATGGACGTGGGGGCCAGCCATCTGGGCCGCTTCGCGGCGAATTATCGCTTGTTCTTCGGTGAATCTCCCAATGAAACGCTCAGGCGAGCCTCGAGATTGTGA